One window of Papaver somniferum cultivar HN1 chromosome 9, ASM357369v1, whole genome shotgun sequence genomic DNA carries:
- the LOC113309306 gene encoding uncharacterized protein LOC113309306: MIHSQNRCEQQKENEVETDESTSELDTPFSCKRPRSDTGNCSVKYRLKKEPRSENSKAEVINIDDDSSDEDVNEEDDYEEDEEATDDEEQFHEVPKSFLAAKRERIDNAPSPSEYMSPGQLFEGQHRSDCVVLNDGKCENVGGFSVLKTQAKLYEKIWLKYGHFASNKVLKDSYAQVSVVSGIMTTIINMHRRRFSDLTSEIIEVWEDTIQNAEKVEFNIRWVREWLEDVKKDFFEKEKLAAAFIEQDELLRAENKKSIAAKNALEEAERNIAALKTKINLLIKDRRKYEEKDSHLLSQGRL; this comes from the coding sequence ATGATTCATAGCCAGAACAGATGTGAACAACAGAAGGAAAATGAAGTAGAGACGGATGAGTCCACGTCTGAGCTAGATACACCATTCTCGTGCAAAAGACCACGAAGTGATACTGGAAACTGCTCTGTGAAATACCGTCTCAAAAAGGAGCCACGGTCAGAAAACAGTAAGGCTGAGGTTATTAACATTGACGATGACAGTAGTGATGAAGATGTTAACGAAGAAGATGACtatgaagaagacgaagaagcgACGGATGATGAAGAACAGTTCCACGAGGTACCTAAATCTTTTTTGGCAGCGAAAAGAGAGAGGATCGACAATGCACCATCACCATCTGAGTATATGAGCCCTGGTCAACTATTTGAAGGGCAGCATCGCAGTGATTGTGTGGTTCTCAATGATGGAAAATGTGAAAATGTAGGAGGCTTCAGTGTTCTTAAAACACAAGCAAAGTTATATGAGAAAATATGGTTGAAATATGGCCATTTCGCTTCGAACAAAGTTTTAAAAGATTCGTATGCCCAAGTATCGGTTGTCTCAGGAATAATGACTACTATTATTAATATGCATCGTCGTCGTTTTTCTGATCTGACATCCGAGATTATTGAGGTTTGGGAGGATACCATACAGAACGCTGAGAAAGTTGAATTCAACATTAGGTGGGTTCGTGAGTGGTTGGAGGATGTAAAAAAAGATTTCTTTGAAAAAGAGAAGCTTGCGGCTGCATTTATCGAGCAGGATGAACTATTACGGGCAGAAAATAAAAAGTCCATTGCAGCGAAGAATGCCTTGGAGGAGGCAGAAAGGAATATTGCtgctttaaaaacaaaaattaatctCTTGATCAAGGATAGGCGAAAGTATGAAGAGAAAGACAGCCATTTACTCTCCCAAGGGCGGTTGTAG